The genomic interval TTTGACGTTGTTAAGCTGAGGCGGAGCATCGGCTACGTCATCCAGCAGATAGGCCTCTTCCCGCACATGACCGTTAAAGAGAACATCTCCCTCCTGATGAGACTCGAGGGCTGGGGTGAGGAAGAAATAGAAAAGCGGGTCGGCGAGCTTTTGGACTTGGTAGCCCTCCCGCGGGAGTTCTCGGAGAGGTACCCCCACCAGCTCTCCGGCGGCCAGCAGCAGAGGGTAGGCCTCGCAAGGGCCTTGGCTTTAAACCCTCCCCTCCTCCTCATGGACGAGCCTTTTGGGGCTTTGGACCCCATTTTGAGAAAGCAGCTCCAGGAGGAGTTCGCGAGGATAAAGGAGACCCTCGGGAGGACGATAATATTCGTTACCCACGACATAGAGGAGGCCTTCAGGCTTGGGGATAGAATAGCGATAATGAGGAACGGAAGGCTCGTTCAGGTTGGCTATCCCGATGAGCTCGTTCTGAACCCGGCCGATGAGTTCGTCGCTAAGTTAGTCAACGCGGACAAGAAGTTCAAACACCTTGACACGCTGAAGGTAAGGGACATAATGATAGACGTTGGCCCCTACATAACCGAAGCGGAGAACGTTGAAGCCGTTCTGAGATGGATGAGGGAGAACGACCGTGAGTTCGCGGTTCTGACAAAAAACGGTGCCCTTATTGGAACGGTGACTCTAAGTTCACTCCTCAAAGCGGGAACCCTTGAGGAGGCGATTGACAAACCTTTGACGCTTTTACCGGACGATTCCCTCGCCTCGGCACTCTCGGAGATGAAGGGCAAAGGAGAGTTCATGGCGCTCGTGGTGGAGGGGGAGAGGCCGGTGGGCGTTTTGCTCGCCAGCGAAGCCCTGCTGAGGCTTGTGTGAGGTGTTCCCATGGATATTCTCTGGGTCTGGGAGAGCCAGAATCTCACCCAAAGGACGCTTGAGCACCTCCGCATGTTCGGGATAGCCCTGGCCTTATCAATCATTATCGGCGTTCTCCTCGGTCTCTACCTCTACAGGCGGCCAAAGTTAGCACCCCTTGCATTCAACGTCCTAAACATCCTGGAGACGGTGCCAACGCTCGCGCTCCTCGTCCTCCTCCTTCCCCTTCTCGGCCTCGGGGAGAAGCCGACGATAGCGGCCTCGGTCATCTACTCCATCCTCCCCATAGCGAGGAACACCTACACCGGGCTGACGAGCGTTGAGAGGAGCTACATTGAGGTGGCCGAGGCGATAGGCCTCAACGAGCGGGAGATTCTCTTGAGGGTGCGCCTCCCTCTGGCTTTGCCGCTCATAGCCGCGGGAATAAGGATAGCCGTCGTTTTTACCATGGGCGTCGTTACCCTCGGCGGCCTTATAGCGGCCGGCGGGCTCGGGGCACCGCTCCAGACGGGCATACACCTCTACAACAGGAACATAATAATCGTCACCGGCCTGTGGGTTGGGGTTTTGGCTCTCATCCTCGACGGGGTCGCCGCGATGGTTGAGAAATACCTGAGGGGTCGTT from Palaeococcus ferrophilus DSM 13482 carries:
- a CDS encoding ABC transporter ATP-binding protein, which encodes MGMLFNRIDSIELRGVTKRYGSFVAVDHVDLEVIGGELLILIGPSGSGKTTLLRTVNRLVEPDEGDIFINGRNVREFDVVKLRRSIGYVIQQIGLFPHMTVKENISLLMRLEGWGEEEIEKRVGELLDLVALPREFSERYPHQLSGGQQQRVGLARALALNPPLLLMDEPFGALDPILRKQLQEEFARIKETLGRTIIFVTHDIEEAFRLGDRIAIMRNGRLVQVGYPDELVLNPADEFVAKLVNADKKFKHLDTLKVRDIMIDVGPYITEAENVEAVLRWMRENDREFAVLTKNGALIGTVTLSSLLKAGTLEEAIDKPLTLLPDDSLASALSEMKGKGEFMALVVEGERPVGVLLASEALLRLV
- a CDS encoding ABC transporter permease, producing the protein MDILWVWESQNLTQRTLEHLRMFGIALALSIIIGVLLGLYLYRRPKLAPLAFNVLNILETVPTLALLVLLLPLLGLGEKPTIAASVIYSILPIARNTYTGLTSVERSYIEVAEAIGLNEREILLRVRLPLALPLIAAGIRIAVVFTMGVVTLGGLIAAGGLGAPLQTGIHLYNRNIIIVTGLWVGVLALILDGVAAMVEKYLRGRYGRR